The following is a genomic window from Solanum stenotomum isolate F172 chromosome 4, ASM1918654v1, whole genome shotgun sequence.
AactgtatatatatagataatttaaTAAGATGATTTTTTACGAACCACTGTTCTCGATTTAAATATAAGAGGTTACATGCATATATTGGATAAATCGAGATCGTGTTAGtgcaaaaaattttaaaaagtttgctCGGATATAACAACATTGTTATTAGATGATCTctaaaagtacaaaagaaattgtaaattttataaatgacattcCATCTTGATTGTTTTTCCTGTTCGCTAATACAACTCATTTTCATCTTTGTCCCCACTTTTATAGTCTCAATCACTACGAACTTTTTAGTCGTCTAgagaatatataaatattttttgatatttattttgtcaaatattaaaaaataagtagaaaaatcaattataattgccagaaaaacatttttttgtgGAATATAATACTTCTTCCTTTTTGTATTTTACCAACAAGGGATACTTCTTTTGACTCAAATACTAACCCATCAAACACTAACGAGCttgtttgaattaattgattaaGAAGTTGACAAGTATTAAAGTGCAAAGGTACATTTAGGTggtaaaattagtttttttttaaaaaaaataagttagagTTCATCTAAATTATTTTTGCGGTTATAAAGAGcaatttaaatcttaaattttttttttgaaggtaTTTTAGAATTAATAGATGGAAGAAggatattttaaaactatttatgatatgttaatagaatttttaatccttttctgaaattaaaataacaattacaAAAGATATATATTAAACTTTGCAACAAACTTATAAGAGGATTATTCTACCTATAATGGTAATGAACTTAAATAAAATTCTATAGATACATAGATTAAAAAcaaagtattatattatataatacaaAAAGATGTTACATAGatgatgaattaaaaatgacaaaagtgAAATAGACCTTGCTTTTAgaataaaagagagagaaatgaCAATTTTTCAAAGGTGGGAAGAAAGttccattttttaaattgagtgtaaatgattttgatttttttttaaaaaaaatgtacacTTTCAAATCAttgcaaaatataaattttcaacGCAAGAAAAAACAAGGGCAAAAGACTGAACAAAAATTAGAGGTAGTTGGGTTTGTTAGAGTTTTGTCctgattttcttattatttttttatttttttcttagaggaaagtcaaagtattatcataaatacttgaattttttctaaaagaaaaatataattttcttccatatttaatttattcttttcttaaaggaatagttttgtcatctaatttatcactGTTTCGATTTGCAATAATAAGCTTCgtatgacgccctaatcactttTAAACCCAACAAGATCCACCACTTAAAATAAAAGAACCCCTTGAtcacaaatttttcaaaattcattgaTCTGATTAATTTAAATCTGTTTTCTTAATTCCTTAAAAAAAGGTAACAACTTCCATGCAATTCTAACACGTAATGTCATGTTGCCTATTTGTTTAggtatacaaaattttaaaatttagctaatataaaacaaaaatctCATCAAGTGTCCAATTTGACAATTGATGGCTAactataaaccaaatcaaaatccaCTAAAAAGAGAAGCCAAAACTAGGGGCTGGTTTAGATGGAAATTGAACAGAGAAGCTTTGCCTAAAATAAATACCACACTTGCCAATTGCACATGTATGACATCCCTTCTTGTCACCTTATAATTAGATTGTataatcttcaaaaaaaaaaaaaacatccaaGTCCCATAATCACATGACCATATTTCATATTCCCTcggttcctaattacttgtccatttttcattttttagatatccataattacttgtccattttgataaattaagaaaggacaatttctttttacatattatatcctcaattaattattttgaaaaaatagaataaatcttaagtttttaattcatccacttcataattaataggagtaaaatggtaaactcactatgtcaataattgctttcttaataggtgtgtcaatttaaaagtgaacaagtaattagggacagatggaataataataataatataagtatTTGAGCCTCCATCTGtcctatatataataaaatgtgaataattgttttgttttaaattattatattgaatatTATCTCTTAGCATTTTAACTAATTCCAAGAATATAATCATTAGAAGTGTTTTCTATTTAGACTCTTTAtggaaattcaaaataatatctaaaagCATTAAGATCCATTTATTTAAGGAATACATAAAGAACTAAAATCATCTAAACCAAGGAGGCAAGGATTCTATTTCTTAAAAGAAGGTTTATTGGTTTGTTAAacgcttaatttttttttaaaaaaattagataagtTTTTTTGGCCTCTTCAAACATGTTCATCTTCTAAGGAAGGGATCCTTAGGCAGATAGACACACAAGCAAAAAAGTCAAACATCGATTTCACAAAGACTTGTAATTTAACAATAGCCTAGTTTAATCTAATACCACAAATTTATGCAAGTGTTTATGTGACCAAAGAGAGATTATGCGTGTTTTATATAACAATTTTAATCAAGCAACTGAAAGCAATTAAATTGTTGTAATCACTTATTAAGAGTAATTTTGGGATTACAACTCTTCTAagttttcatgtatatatagtatttgattttattgaattaatttatttatctactTTAAATTTCTTATTGTTTAATCACAAtggtaatattatttttatgaaataataattcCAAAATTAGTAATCCTGAGCTAAAACACAGACGTGACATGTCTTCCTTCCTTCAAACTCCTCTACCAAAGCCCTTTAAGAAcaccaaaattaaaaataaaaatttctcgCACTTTATCTAATTTAAACCACacacatattttatattattatatgtaaatctcatttttaattcaatgaattaaaatttatcaataaaattacacTCACATAGTTCCATCATTATTAACCCCAATATTATAACCCATCATTATTAATACCAAGACTTCTTGTCCAATTAAGTGTTGGGTAGATTTGACCAAACTTTTAGGGAAagtaagtttgttttttttttaataggagCAGAaggtgaaaataaataaatatatatattttttttgaaatcttagttaaatataattaactattctaaatattacaaaaatatttttcaaattaactaaTCAAATATGATGcgcttcttttaaaaaatacacaaattttgaataaatttttaCCATCAcataattttatcaatttatCTAAAGTTGAAAAGATTTACCATTAGTCCATTCTTAATCACACATTTTTCACATgggaaaaataattaagaatattgATGTTGAAGGTTCGAGGAATTGATTAAAGATGGATGGGCAAGTGTTAAGCAACTTTCCCATATTGTCAAAGGCAAACAAGTTGACAAATTTTACCAAAATGAAAGACTAAATAGGAATTAATTTTGTGGCTGAATGTGAACTTAATTACGTAAGAATAATGAAGAGGTGGATTGTGGGTAgtcggtttggtttgatttcgAATTTTATCAATTTGATGTATCAGTTATCGTTTTGTAGACATACTAAATCACTATAGAATTATTAAGATGTTGACTTATCAGTTACTCTCTTCATCCACTGTTAATTGTCAaggtttcttttttttagagtcaaattataagaactttgactaagatgtattttattaatcatattgatatgcaaaagaTTGTCATATGTAGTACTATTTgacttttcatatagttttttaatatctaaattttttattttaaatatcaaattaatgtaatctaatttaactttaaaaattagtcaaattgactttcgaaaaacgcAAGATGACAATTTAAAGTGGACAGATGTAGTATTAGTTTATCGGTTATTGATCATTGTTGGTTCGATTTATGACACAAaagaaaatcattgaaaatcacttagaaacaaggtaacaaaccaaatgaaccatACACATGAGTTGACAGATTGCATCTTGCTCAAAAACAAACACCGTCATATTGTAGAATAACCTAACGTttgaaatcaaatataaaaatataaaactgaacTCTAAGTCACGAATTTCATATACtgaatgatataaatataaatatttaatttactatcgaGTTATCGGTTAAtccaataaattttttttcaaaccgTTAATTTCCTTGTATTTTTAGAGTTCACTGTATGTAACCATTTTTGTACGTTTACGTCTCTAACCACTTTAGATTTACACAATCTTTACCACAAAATGACCAAATAAAAAGAACTGACATCTGACTATtctaatatatgaaaaaaaaatcttacagAATCACTCCCATTCTACATTACACCGTGTAAAGTAAATTCACAAATTTAATACTTTCCTTTGTCCAATTGAAGTATCTAAATTTGAtttagtataaaaaaatattaaaaaaattaaaattttgtgttgTGATTTTAAACTTCtcatgttgaaattgaaaagcTTGCAAATTTTGGgatggattaaaaaaaatgttcctaaaattaataaaacgaAAGGAGTATTACTCTATTTTCTAGATAATGTGTgtgtttagttaattaattttatataaatttaagtgtttatttGTGTACATTCAAAATTGTAGGATATAGATActaattgaatctaagtatTTTCTCAGTCTCATATCAGTTgatcatcttactaaaaataattgttttatattagttgtccaccttattaaattaagaaaatttcaattaaaattttccTATATTATCCTAGcaattaattgtttttaaaaatgttcatatttgtttgtaaactttgcaaaaagttttATAAGGGGTGAgttagtaaaattatcttcttcttttttattttcttaatatgcaTGTAGAGAAAAAAGATCAaactaatatgaaatggaggaagTATACTTTTATGTATTATACCTATGGTAGGGAAAACGGGTCAAATATATAGATATCCGCTCAATTAAATCGTTTTAAAATGGATGTTATCCAATCATTTAAAAGTGAGTCAAATATGAATCAACTCATATTATCATAAAATATGAATAACTCAGGGATATTCACCAATCGCACTCTCCTTAATATATGTAAGGGTATATGAGACTCTAAAAAGTGCACATATTAAGGATGTATTTGGTATGAACgaaaaattagttttattaaatatttttcaattttttcatgtttgattgacataaatattttgtaaaaatatttttcaaatggaCTTATTTTCCTCTAATTTAGAAAAAAGTGATTTCCATACCTAAAGTAAGgggaaaaaatcaaaacttttcttaaagtaggaaaatacttttcaaaagtACATCCCTTAAACCTCACCACCCGAAATGAGTCCAAGCCTGTGATCCAACTTAAcaaagaaataatgaaaatatttttttttataccaaACATACcctaaaaagagaaaaagaacaaaataaaatattgtaattgAAGTACGTATTTCTCTACATAATATTTAATGTGGGTAATATTGATCCTATATTATCCATTGAGTTCACCCATTCTCAAATCATATTAAGTATTAGttgaatcaaatattttatctatttttattcaaCTCATTTTTAATCGACTCATATCCGACTCGACCCACTCCTGATCGTCTATATGTTATGGCAAAAGATAAGAAGTCATGGAGAAATCAGAAGATAAGAAAGATAAACCAACTAGTCCCTTTagcaaaataatattaattgaaatgGACATACATACATTCCAAGACTCCTTATAGCTACATAGATAAATTTCACAACCATGCCTTCAATCAATAGTTATTTTGGGACCTCAAGAAGTTAATATTCCTCTTGCAACCTCAATTAATCatgtcaaatatataaaaaaggaaATGCTTAAGCAACACATTGTTTAAGACTCGTAATAGCTAACATTTAGCCTCTGTACACATAACATAATTTTCCGATGAAGGGTGTACACCAGACCACCCTTCACCTAAGATGGCTCCGTCTCTGCACTGCAAATGGACTTTCTAGTCTAGTAGCTAAATGACAGCATGGGCGTAGAAGGTCCCGCATTGTCTAGTGGTTAAATGAAATCTAGCTTCACCCTTCCAATTTGGTAGGGGACCAGTAGTTGATTACAATAGCCCATCCACAGACAATGATCATGTAGTGGGAGAATTTAAGCGATCAACAATATATAGTTACAACGATCATTTCATAGGCAAAGAAGAGTCGTTACACGAACAATATGAGCCCTCATTAGTCATGGCTTGATATGACATTGTAAGATTTGCGATTGAAGTATAGCAATGAATTGTAGTTCAAACCAACTAGTTAAACTAAAGGTGAACACGAAGTTTCTCTTAAGCTAAAACAATATTAACTAACCTCATTTTCATCGTCATCATCTGATCCACCatcttctttattcttcttgAGACGCGTTGTTCCACCCTCCTTACTAATAGGTAACTTCATTACACCAAATGGCGTGTCCACGTTAACATGACCTTTCATAGTGTAGCCAGTACCTCTCCCGCGAAGCATATCCCAAAGAGCAGAACCAAAATCTTTCGGCCTGAAAGTAATAGGAAGATCTATATAGCTGACTCCATTCTTCCCGATCTTCGCACATTTCTCTAAATCAGCACCACCAACGTTGACATCGGATAACCAAACATCATAATCAAGTCCATTAACCGCGAGATCAAAGTCATTCTTATTCTCTAGTCTCAATTTAAGAACAGCTATTGTTTCTTCAgaagaaaatttttgaaaatgtattttctCAACATCAATATCGGGCTTGTGAGGTATAGGAATCTCGCCTTTTTTCTCAAGAGGCAGAGTAAGTCTACCAAAAACAGGTACATCAACAATGAGGTCTACTTTAATCCGATAAGGAATGATACTTCCAGGCTTTATATCACGATATGTATCTTTTATGTCATCATATACCAAATTCACGGGTATTTTCACAGTTTCTGAACTATGTGCATGGATTGTTCCAGCATCAGGGATCAATCCTGAGATCAGTTTCCTTCCATCACTCTCAATCAAGTAATTTATATCGATGAGAGGGATTGGAATGGGATTTGGATTCTTCACTAACACATCTGCTACTATTTCTGCCTTTTTTAGATTGATATAAGGGAAATGAACTGCAGTAACATCTGCAGTTGGTTTCCCAAATCCAACTTTTTCTTCGATTTTATCACCTACATCTTCGATGAAGTCCTTAACTTTACCAACGAATCCACCTTTTTCCTCGTCTTCTCTGTCTTCCTTGTCGTTGTCTCGGAAAGACCTGCCAATTTTTTCCGATTTTCGTGGAGATGACATAGCTTAGAACAtgatcaacaacaaaaaaaacaaagaattaCCTGATATGTAGAACAAAAGGGAGTACGAGGATATTGGACTTCCTAACACGTCTTTTTCAGTTACATTCATGTGGTCTATTATACAATACACCACATACTTTGTTTACATACTCTATTGTagaataatgttgaataaagtgtattaataataattgtaCTCTATTAATTAGTTATGAtaagattatttcttatgcagtGTTTAGATTAGTGTATTAAAAACTATACTATATTGCATTATCTCTATATGTTTGTTTCCAAAAATACCCTTTGGGAAATGCCTGGAGAGGAATTTGAGGGGTAGTCAGTGACGGCTGAAGCTAATTAGTGGCCTAAAGCCAAAAATAAGTTTGAGacctaaattttaattatttttttatatttgagattcaagttatttctttctttttaataaaaaaaacttttatttttttatgatcttaaactaaagctatatatatatatatatcaaaatattttttaatcttgtggtcttaaacatatcatgtggaagttaactttaaaaatctatatatgtTTATAAAGCTGAATAAAATCACG
Proteins encoded in this region:
- the LOC125861592 gene encoding uncharacterized protein LOC125861592 translates to MSSPRKSEKIGRSFRDNDKEDREDEEKGGFVGKVKDFIEDVGDKIEEKVGFGKPTADVTAVHFPYINLKKAEIVADVLVKNPNPIPIPLIDINYLIESDGRKLISGLIPDAGTIHAHSSETVKIPVNLVYDDIKDTYRDIKPGSIIPYRIKVDLIVDVPVFGRLTLPLEKKGEIPIPHKPDIDVEKIHFQKFSSEETIAVLKLRLENKNDFDLAVNGLDYDVWLSDVNVGGADLEKCAKIGKNGVSYIDLPITFRPKDFGSALWDMLRGRGTGYTMKGHVNVDTPFGVMKLPISKEGGTTRLKKNKEDGGSDDDDENEVS